The following proteins come from a genomic window of Panicum hallii strain FIL2 chromosome 8, PHallii_v3.1, whole genome shotgun sequence:
- the LOC112903527 gene encoding uncharacterized protein LOC112903527, whose amino-acid sequence MVRAIGHGAELGAKIYGVEVDAKICSPELSAMAYGTDRQGEPLHRRGVRLQFSHHQPHAARGAVSVSDFTPRARNSSPHASSRRRSGFLVEGDEARSSHYIMTTSSGSSFPAVDLMQQGAPTPCRISDFDQQARTPPYLSRQVSQRWFQL is encoded by the exons ATGGTCCGCGCCATAGGCCATGGCGCCGAGCTCGGCGCCAAGATCTATGGCGTGGAGGTCGACGCCAAGATCTGTAGCCCCGAGCTCAGCGCCATGGCCTATGGCACCGACC GCCAGGGCGAGCCGCTGCATCGGCGCGGCGTCCGACTCCAGTTTTCGCACCATCAACCTCACGCAGCAAG GGGCGCCGTCTCCGTTTCGGATTTCACCCCACGGGCTCGGAATTCCTCGCCCCACGCCTCCTCACGCCGACGCTCAG GTTTTCTTGTCGAGGGTGACGAGGCCAGGTCGAGCCACTACATCATGACGACGTCGTCCGGCTCCAGCTTTCCCGCAGTCGACCTCATGCAGCAAG GGGCGCCAACTCCGTGTCGGATTTCCGATTTCGACCAGCAGGCTCGGACTCCCCCGTATTTATCTCGCCAGGTGAGCCAACGGTGGTTCCAACTGTGA